A DNA window from Arachis duranensis cultivar V14167 chromosome 3, aradu.V14167.gnm2.J7QH, whole genome shotgun sequence contains the following coding sequences:
- the LOC107479320 gene encoding uncharacterized protein LOC107479320 yields the protein MGFEKAEAERRLQLQELESLRLEAYENSRLYKEKMKVIHDQHIKRKEFQPGDLVLLYNFRLRLMPGKLRSRWEGPYKVERAEPYGVFYLSHPSSSELIKVNGHRLKMVRRRRKTRS from the coding sequence atgggATTCGAGAAAGCCGAAGCTGAAAGGAGGTTGCAACTACAAGAATTGGAGAGCCtgcgcctagaagcttatgagaactcaagactATACAAGGAGAAAATGAAGGTTATACATGATCAACACATCAAGAGAAaggagttccaacctggggatttGGTTCTTCTTTACAACTTtagactgaggctcatgccaggcaaactGCGATCAAGGTGGGAAGGTCCATATAAAGTCGAGAGAGCTGAGCCGTACGGAGTTTTTTATCTAAGtcacccttcaagctctgaactcatCAAGGTTAATGGACATCGTTTGAAGATGGTGAGAAGGCGACGAAAAACAAGAAGTTAG